In one Andrena cerasifolii isolate SP2316 chromosome 2, iyAndCera1_principal, whole genome shotgun sequence genomic region, the following are encoded:
- the Tim9a gene encoding translocase of inner membrane 9: protein MAMQVPTNVDGEQIKAFRDFLTSYNKLSEICFIDCINDFTARDIKAKEEKCALNCMEKYLKMNQRVSQRFQEFQMIANENALAVNTKLGEGR from the exons ATGGCAATGCAGGTTCCTACAAATGTGGATGGGGAACAGATTAAAGCC TTTCGAGACTTCCTGACGTCCTATAATAAATTGTCAGAGATTTGCTTTATTGACTGCATAAATGATTTTACCGCACGGGATATTAAGGCAAAGGAGGAGAAGTGTGCCTTAAATTGCATGGAAAAGTATCTGAAGATGAACCAAAGGGTATCTCAACGGTTTCAAGAATTTCAGATGATTGCCAATGAAAATGCACTGGCAGTTAACACAAAATTAGGCGAAGGTAGATAA